From the Nematostella vectensis chromosome 7, jaNemVect1.1, whole genome shotgun sequence genome, the window TGGGCTAGCACTAGCCTGCTTTCTGAGAAAAATTCTAAGAACATCTTTCTAAGAACCTTTCTTAGAACCAGGCCCAGCTCTTACGACCATATAACCAAATACCCAAATCAAGAACTACTCGTTTACACTCGACTTTGGATTATCGTATTACTCTAGCGAGCAGTCCAACCCAGTACACTGTCTACTCACACATACACAATATTTTGTTGGTTGACAAGTAATCACTAAGGCCCTGGCCAAACGAGGACACATGTGGCCTGCAACATTGGGGGAAAATGTTTCCTAAATGTTTCCGAGGATGGCCAACCAGTCACGAAACATCGGGAAACATGTTTACGCACGATTGAAAACATGTTTCTTTCTTGTGtggaaacattttttgtgtCCTGGACACAAAATTTGTGGTGCACAACAATGTTTCTATGGTGCCCAAACTAGGAAACATCGAGGAAACATGCGCACGGACAACATGTTTCCGGCAACATTGGCCTGGGCCTAAAAGAGTGCATGTTTACATCATGGCATTTGGAGTTCACTTTGATATAAATACTATCTAGTAAGAGATTGATACTGTACTGCTTCAACGAATTTGAGAAACTTAACAGTTCAAAATTTTATATACTGTAGTAAAAACTCCATAAATCTAGACACATAACCATTGTAAATCTTTTTTGAtgatataatattataaaccATTTTAAACAAGCTAAAATCCAAGCTTTTCCAGGAAAGGATAACCTTGTTATAATTTCTCTCAGACTCGAGATTAGGGGAATTTTCAATATGGACTCGTTTTTGAGGTTTTTTAAAACCTTGCCTTAAGGCAATGTAAGACAATGTTAAGTACTTTGAATATACTATATGTATATTCTTTCTGCATAGTACTGAAATCTTTTGCAAAACTAATGTAACTTAGATATAATATAAAACCTCAGATAAAGAATATAATCTACTGTATAAGCTTCTCAATACCTATTTAGTCACTTTGTGATGGAAGTGTTGATTCAGAAGCAATGTCCTCTGTCACTTCATCTTCGCTCCTCAGTTCTCCTTTCACCCCAACCTTGCTTGACTTTCGACGGTTGAGTTCCTCATTGGCCTTCAAAACAAGTTTATTAGCAGGCCGACCTTGTGCATTGAATGACCACAGGACGTTGTTAAGAATATTTGTGTGCATCTCGGAGAAACCTCTCTTTAAAATTTCTTCCTCAATGATATCAAATAATTCAGGGGCTTGGGTGGAGGTTGCAGCAAAGGACCTAAGGACTGTGGTCAGTAAAAGAGTATCAAATGTGGCAATATCCCGCTTAAGAAATTCAGTCTTTAAAAGGTCAAAGAGTTGGGCAGCTGGTACTTGCGCTTTCTCAAACAGCCATAAGAACTGCACAAGTTGTTTGTTAGTCAAGACAGAAGGGTCACGGGGAAGGATTTCCTCACCAAATAGGTTGAACAATTGTGTGTTATATTCTCCAGCTTTCATAAAGGACCAGAGAACCATAATCAATTCGCTGATGGAGTGCTTGGTGATGTCCATAGATGCATATTGCTGGGCAGTCTTCTCAAAAAGCTCCTTTGACTTGAAGCCCAGTTTGGCAAAAGACCAAACAAAATGTGCCAAAGCAACGTAGTCATAACTCTCAAATGGCCTGGATAGGATTTCAGCTTCTAGCTTCTTGAATAGATTCATGTGTTTTTCACCCATTTTGGCAAAAGCCCAAGATGCCTTTGCAATTCTTCTAGATGCCATATCAGTGATGTTGTGGTAACACAAGCCATCTCCCACAAGCTTGAACAGGTCATGTGCATGTATGTTGATCTTTGCAAATGACCAAGCAAACAACACCAGTTGACCAGCTTCATAGGTGTGGAACTCTCTTGAGACAATCTCCTCTCGTAGTGCCCCAAATAGCTCCTCATTTCTCATCTCTGCCTCGGCAAAAGACAGCAGAATGGTGGCAAGGTCTCTGTTCTCCATCGTCACTTTGTCCCTTGAGAGAATTGCATTGGAGATGAATTGGAATAAATCTTTGGCACGAAAGCCAAGCTTCGACAAATATTTCAGGAATAGTGCAAAGTGGCGAATACCATACTTTGATGGATCTTCACTAAGTAAGGCCTCTTGTACGGCTTTGAGTAAAATATCACATCTGAAATTCACCTTGTAGCAAACACGAAGAATGATTTCAAGTTCATAGGGCTCAAAGGCACAGAGATTTCTTCTAGAAAGCTCCTCAGCAAAGCAATTGAACAGTTTGGTAGGCCTTAAGTCAGTCTCACCAAAGGCCCAAAGAAGCTGTACAAACTGTTCTCTTGTGAACGATGATGTCTTTCTTCTCAGGATTTCACGCTCAGCAAGCCTGAACAAGTCCTCAGATTTCTCCCCCAACTTTGCGAAAGACCAAAACATAATAGCTGCCTCGCTATTACTAAAGCCCACTAGACCTCGGCGGAGAATCTCCTCTCTTGTCAACTGGCAAATCCTGCTTGCATCAACAAGATCTTTAGCTCTTCCAAGACCAGATAAGAACATGGCAATCTCACGGCTACTCAGGTTTTGGACCCCTCTATGCTCAAGTTTTTGCAAGCAAGTACCTATCAGGGTCTTTAAATCCAGTAGACGTGTCACCTTGACATCACTAACTAGTAGTAGTGACAGTGCATGTATGATGTTTGTCAGTCCCCGGTGATCAATGTCGCAAATGTCAAGCATAGTGTCGTTAATGAGATTCCCCAAGACACCATTCAACTGACTGTCACCTTTGGCAATCAGCTTTTGCTTTTGATTGTTCTTACATAGCTTGGCTAAGTTATACAATACTGTAACTTTATTATGCTGGTTCATTTTTCGGAACTCGTAAAGCTTCAAGAGACCTTCGACTGTTTTCTCTCGTCGGATTTTGCTATTGAGTTGAACTTGGCTCCCGCGAAACCTATTGTCATCCCCTTGCCATACATCTTCTCCTCTCCATGACGTCTTCACTGGGTACCGATACTGATCTTGATTTGACACTGAAATACGATAATTTGCAGCACAATTTCGCAACACAAAATTCTTCTCTAGTAAGTATTTTCTCCAATGTACTCCAAGCCCTTTGCTACTAACAGCCCTCAAAATACTCCTTGAGCTGAAGAGAAACATTTTCTGTGATTTATCAACCTAGGCGCCTCACTGTTCTATCGCCATTTTCAAAGTTCCTGAAAGACAAGACACACGTGTaacatggccgccatcttgtggGTCGTGATGCAATCAGGCATTCTGGGTTTCCTGTGATTTCCCCCCAGGGTCACGCGACTAGCACAGGGGGCCCACAGTACACGCAAGTACGTGTTGCAAttcttgtgtttgttttccatAAATTGTGCGATTTCGCGCCCCTAAATCTAACACACGATTTATTAAAAATTCTAGAGGATTTACAGATGATTGatcttgaaaagaaaaagcgtTCTACATGCTGAGCTCAAGGTTAAAGCCATGTTATTTTCGAATTTCCCGCCTGGAATTGTTGATCCGTCCTGGCGGAGCATTGCACGTTTCGTTCAGGAGACATAAAACGATTTTCAACTGGATTTTTGGCCAGAAAGAAAGCTTTCCTTTACCCAAGAGGAAGACAACTAGCCAGCTAGTTCATGGGTTGGAGTTATTTGATGAGCTTCACTGGCTGCAATACCGCAAATTCAAGGTTTGAACTGTTGCATGTTTTGCCCTCAGGAATGCTGATTCGATTTCTGTATGAATGAACGATTTCGCGTTATgctgcaggcccgtacccaggggggggggggggggggggagaactTACCCCCCACaacgaaggtccactttcggttttcaatagacgtgctatttgtagacacaactataaagcataagatagaTCACTCTGgcatgtagccaaatccgacaatataCATCCCATGGAGATACTGCTAAGTCataaaaacatcttttttgtgttttgtcgGGGGTGTTCAGATTTCAGACCGGGtttcgcaccccccaagaaaaatcctgggtacgggcctgtgcTGGCTGCttaattatttgtaaacaaGAATAGTAAAAGTATAAGTACTGCATCATGCACTGCATTGACTCAAGTATGACTGTACTTAGCTTGAATCAACGTTATAGTTTTAATATGATATCTGATGCTTGGATTGGCTACATTTCCTAACTAATACAAACGGTCTTTAAGGAAGttggtttattgtttttacagGATGTCAAAAAATATATCGCCCAAGAGAACAAGTAAGTGTATTGGTGAAATTTGTGATTGTCAGTAAAATTTCTAAGGATAGTTAAGTTAATTGCAGCACAGCATCTGTCATGTCTAGGTCCGCCAACTGTGTACTGTATGTAGGTGTGGCCCTGCCGTTCCCTCTTGTCCTAACCATAGGGTTCCCCCCTCTTTAAATGTGCATATAGCAATGGTCCTATCTCtagattttcctttttctctgGTCCCTTGCCACTCTAGATGTGCCCACAGGCCTGACACCCTCTCAGTAACCTTTCTAGATGTGCCCCCCTCTAGATGTGCATATGGGTATGGCCCCCTCTACCCTTTCTATAGGAGATGTGCATATATGTATAGCCTTCTTGGCTCCCTCTAGGTACCCCCCTTGCCCCTCTAGATGTGCATATAGGTAGGGCCCCCTCTACCCTTTCTACAAAAGATGTGCCCATAGGTGTAGCCCTCTCTTGACACCCTCTAGGTACCCCCCTTGCCCCTCTAGATGTGCATATAGGTAGGGCCCCCTCTACCCTTTCTACAAAAGATGTGCTCATAGGTGTAGCCCTCTCTTGACTCCCTCTAGGTACCCCCTTGCCCCTCTAGATGTGCATATAGGTAGGGCCCCCTCTACCCTTTCTACAAAAGATGTGCTCATAGGTGTAGCCCTCTCTTGACTCCCTCTAGGTACCCCCTTGCCCCTCTAGATGTGAGTATATGTGTGGCCCCCTCTACCATTTTCCAAAGGAGATGTGCATATAGGTGCAGCCTTCTTGACTccctctaggtacaccccaTGCCCTCCTCTAGTGCCTATGGCCTCCTCAACCCTCTCTAGATGTACAAATAACTACTAGTTCCCTAATTCCTGTTGAGATCTGCCATCTTGTGCCCCCTTATCATGATGGGTTTGTCCCCATCAGCTCCCCTGTTATTCCAATCcgtcttttctttttatatgtaGGTACACACAACAATGCCTTGAGGATACATCATTCTTCCAGAGGAAGCTTGTCCATGAGATGTCCTACTGGCTTCCACTTAGTCATGAGCTGGAGTCAGTACCCGAGGTAAGAACTTAACATTTTGACTACTTACCTAAGCTCAAAACCTCAAGTAGAATATCACAGTAGCATTGAGATGAAACTTGGTGGTAGTGGATCCAGGGACTGAAATTCTTGGTGGAattctcctcccccccccccatttcaGAATGGCGCCCTCCCACTTTGAGAAGTTATTAGTTTATCCCAGGGATTCTATGGTGAAAATAAAGCACCACCTATACCACCTACATATTGGATTTTTTATGGACTATTGCttaatgtacatttttttattatttgtgtGCATATACTAGATACACTGCCACACTACTACACTGCTATCATATTGCATACAGTATGTTTGTCTGCTCAACTGTTACATTATATTGAATACAGTATGTTTTCTCCACattaaataaattattgtaaTAGAGAGTAGATGATTATGTGTACTACATGAAGTGCTCTCCTGACAAGAAGAAATTCCCTGTCGCCTGTAGACGCCAAATTCTCAGTGAAGGTAATCCATGAACACAGCCTTCTAAAAGATGATGGCACTTTTAACTTATTGCCCACCCATATGTGCCCTATTTAAACTGTGACTATTATTATGTTAATTATGTGACTCTTTCTAGATGGATATTCTTTGGGAAAGCCACAGATCATCTTTAACCAGAATGAATTGCCTCTGTTATTTGGAAGACTTCCCAGTTTTTCAGTTTCGAACTTCAAGCTTTCACCATCTAGAAAGGTGCTTTTTTCACAGTAATGGTAGTTTGAAAAATTTCCTATTTCATGAGGCAACACTAATAATAAGGTTTAGCTCTGTAAAGCTGGTGGTTATTGGTTATAGCATCACTTCCCAGAATCCAGAACCCTTGTCTCATTTGGGAATACTTAGCACATGGTCAATCAACTTTGGGGCAGTTTTTagttgtttggtttgattgactacatGCTATTCCCATTCTATTCCTTGTGTGATTTTGATGCAATTATTTATATGAAGTTTTTAGTCTGAAGTTTTTAGAATAATTGCTCTGATGTCTGTTATTCACTTGCAGTTTCTCATGTTTATTCTGGACACTCCAAATGCAGAAACACCTTCAGCTCAGATCATTAAAGTCTGGGATGGCCCATTGACCTTGGTGGATTCCATACCTAGTGTAGCTAATGTTGGTAAGTACAAAAAGGAGTACAAtgtaaaacattttaaatttttctaTTATACAAATAATGAGGGTTGTACAGTAGCATCCATGAGCTTGCTTTTTTATACATACAACATGTGAGctgtatgatgatggtggtgatgcttgtatgatgatgatgatgatgatgatgatgatgatgatgatgatgatgatgatgatgatgatgatgatgatgatgatgatgatgatgatgatgatgatgatgatgatgatgatgatgatgatgatgatgatgatgatgatgatgatgatgtgcaGAATGTGaaccataattttttttttcttctaagaATGGGGTGCTGATGATGGCACTATCTACTACACTACAATTAACAACCTTTTGAGGGCAAACAAGCTGTGGCGGCACAAGCTCAAAACTGAGATGGTGAAAGATGAGCTAGTATTTGAAGAAAAGCATGAAAGGTAGTACCCTTAGTATGAGTAGAATATTAGTATTAGTATAATATTACTATACATATATATGTTTTCCAGATATTACTTGGACATAAGCTCAACAAAAGACCGTACTTACCTGACAATCAACTCTAATGCCAAGACCACCTCCGAGGTAAACCAGCATCCAATAATGTAAAAACTCTAAAGACCACATAGTGTACCACCAACTTTCCACATAAAATTTATGCAATATGTATTATAGcgctttatttgaaataaggttACGGTACATTAGAGAATCTACTGCGTATTTGTTGTAGCCTGCAATGGTTTACatgaaagccatgtgaatgaTGTTGCTTATATACATTTAAAAGGGAAAATACTTAGAGAACTACTAGAATTTTCGAATAGAGGGTGTTTGAGTTATTGGAGTAACCGGGGTGAAAAATAGTAAATGAATGAACCCTAGCAAAATGGATATTGATTTGATATAGTGGGAGTCTGCATTTTGAAAACAGAAATCACTTTGAATTGGTgggatatttaaaaaaacaatgggggTTATTTTGTTAGGTAACTTATAATCCCAAGGAGAATGGATTTTGGTTTGGTTTAGCAGGGGTTTGATTGAGTTAGCTTGAGCCTACTTGCTATTAAAAGGTACTGTTCACAACATCTCTTAGGTCTGCTTGATCAACCTGCAAGATGGCTCATTTGCATATCATCCCTTATACCATCGGGAGGTCAACACCGAGTACTATATTGAACACAGGAATGAAGACTTCTTTATCCTGTCCAATGACCAAGGAAAAAactatagggtaggtaagcaCAAGTACAGTGGAACCTTTCATAACATTCACCCTTGGGAGTGAGAAAACGTGTCCAGTTAACAGGGGTTACCTTTTGTGTTTGACTGAACCCTTTAAATCAGGAGTTAATAGACTGTCCATTATAAAGGGGTTGTTATAAGGTctgttatatagaggttcccACTAGACAAAGCTGTATGACCTAATCATATAATAAACTTATCTTAAAAGGCATTGTCATTTTTCTAAATGGCAAATGACAATTGGCAAATGCTATAGAAAGAAACCATTAAATTTCATTATATAATACTGAATGCAGATAATTATGGAGAAATCATTCTAGTTTTCTACTTCCATCTCTAGTATTGGAAACAATTACTTTATAACTGTAATGTGAACTAAAGTAAGATATAGAGAAATTATGCATGTGGTTAATTTTACCATTTTACTCAACAATTGGTGTAATGACATTTCCTTTATGGTAGTGTCTCTCAGCAACTCCTTGgccgttttgtttttacatactcttaataaaaaaattatgaaataTTGTAATATTCTTTAAAATGGAATATTTTCCTACAGGTGGTTAGAGTTCCCCATTCTGATCCATCCAAAGAAAAATGGAAAGATTTGATTCCAGTGCAACCGAAGGTCAGTGATACTATTCTGACTttcaatgtaaaaaaatatatggtcTGGTTTTAATGGGATCAGGTTTTCTTTTAAACATATTCTGACTATATTTTATCCTAGGTTTTTACTGATGATATGGAGATTTTCTCTGAATACTGTGTAGTGTATGAGAGAGACTCCACTGTGCCAAGACTCTCCATTGTCAACCTGTCTAAAGAGGACAGTGTCCAAGTTATTAAGGTGCCACACAGTTCCAAGACTTGTGCAACTTGTTTATTTAACCTTAGAATAACACCAATAAATCTAGTATGCTGATTGGCCGAAGGCGCTTCTATCTCATGGCTCTGAAGAGTGCTTAGATGCACATTGTTGCGAAAACCATGATTTTTCTTTCTctagttaagaaaaaaacacgttttattttttcattcacatGCATGGAAGATGTATTTTAGAGCTGAACTTAATACAGAAGTGAATTGTTTTTCGTTCCTTGGATatcactttttttctttaaaccttctttgtgtttttttttagttaccCAAACTTGCGACAATGCTTCAGCCAGGCTCAAATCAGgtataatatttaaaattatgtTGCAGAAGCATGGAATGCTGGGGAGGGATTCTCAATAAATATCcgtaaaaataaagataatttaACGGCTTATTGCACGAGTTGTTCACATTTTCCAGCATTTAGTAAAAATATGGCGAGtccttgtttatttttggatGGCAGAACTGTATTgtataatttgtttttctttcagaTGTTCAAGTCAGATGTGGTGCGGTACACAATTTCCTCCCCTGTCCTCCCCCCTCAGGTCATCGACTTTAACATGAAAGAGGGCACTCAGGTAATTATTATATTGATGTGTGTTTACAGCAGCCATGTCTCAGGCATTCTATTTTGGTTTCCTGTGCTatttcgggtttcctgtggttgatGATGTGGTGTCACCCAAAACCTTCTTCTGGGGCTCTCCCTAGCCCCCTCACCTCACGACCagccacagggatcccgtACATCCGGACCACAGTTCGACCCGGGTCAGAAAACGCAACATTTGGGACTGTGTGTCCCTTGTCGCTAGGATAATTAGGTAAGATGGCAGCCCCATCTAGAAAACAGCCTGTGGTGCATTAAAGAAACGAAGAAAAAAGCCTGGGTTCTTAGTGGCTTTGCTTtactatttataaaaaaaacgcttttccAGTTATGTATCCTACACTTGGTAGCATGTTGCGCTTCATATAACAGTTGTTGTATGCCCTTTAGCAACTGTAAAAACAAATGCATCAAAAATCATAGAAAATCCCAAAGTAGCCTTGTCCTTGAACCAGAGTAATGAATACGATATACCAAAATTTGTAGTCGGGATTTTTGTCTTGGCAACAATTGTGTTTTAATTTGGCCCTCTTTTTTCTACTATGTACAGGCTGTCCGAAAGCCTGTCCTATCCAAGAGGCCCACTTTTCCAAGTGATGATTACAAGTGCACAAGACTTGAGGTCCCAAGTCAGGATGGCACCCTAGTACCAGTGACTCTGTTCCATCACGAGGAGCTGGAGTTGAATGGGCATAACCCCATGTTGATGCACGTGTATGGTGAGTCAGACATTTTGCGCTGTGGTTGGTAACCAAATTTGGGTAATTGTCGTTCACTGAGACTAGGCATTGACGCTTGGATATAGCATATTCAAAAGGCCTGTAAACTTGTCAAAACCCGAGCTCAAAATCCCCGTTGACTATTTGACTTGTTTTGTTTCCAGGCGCATACGGAGTCAATGTGGATGTGGGATTTAGACCAGAGCAACTGTGCCTTCTTACCAGGGGCTGGGTTCTCGCATTCTGTCACGTCAGGTATGTCACGTCGAGTTCGACCTATGAATACAGCATTCACATTCTGTCACGTAAGGTTTGTCACGTCACACTAGCATTGTGTCTTATGTCAAGTCACATTACCTAGAGAGTACAGGCTCGCATTCTGTTTTCGTCATGTATGTCTTCGCAATTTGTCGCGTATTTATGTCACATCTCAATAGCATTCAGTCACATCATGAATGTCACGCCACACTAGCATGTTGTCACGTCGCACTCAACTATGCCAAGCTATAATTCAATTAAGGGTGCCAAGACAGAAATAATTTTAGTATGGTCGAATCCTATACCACTAAATTCTAAATTATTGAAATTGTCAGCATTCTTAAAGCTCAATATATTTCTGTTACTGGGTTTAACAGAGGCGGAGGTGAGCTGGGCCGAGAGTGGTATCATCAGGCCATTCTTCATCACAAGCACAGGAGCTTCGAGGTAAAAGGACTGGAAACTAATGGTTCTCAATCACCGGATCTTCGAGGTGAGGGGACTGGAAACCTATGTTTCCAACGGTAAAGTAATGGATTCAGGCTTGAGTTTATAAAAAATGATCGTCACCGAA encodes:
- the LOC5507122 gene encoding prolyl endopeptidase-like, giving the protein MLSSRLKPCYFRISRLELLIRPGGALHVSFRRHKTIFNWIFGQKESFPLPKRKTTSQLVHGLELFDELHWLQYRKFKDVKKYIAQENKYTQQCLEDTSFFQRKLVHEMSYWLPLSHELESVPERVDDYVYYMKCSPDKKKFPVACRRQILSEDGYSLGKPQIIFNQNELPLLFGRLPSFSVSNFKLSPSRKFLMFILDTPNAETPSAQIIKVWDGPLTLVDSIPSVANVEWGADDGTIYYTTINNLLRANKLWRHKLKTEMVKDELVFEEKHERYYLDISSTKDRTYLTINSNAKTTSEVCLINLQDGSFAYHPLYHREVNTEYYIEHRNEDFFILSNDQGKNYRVVRVPHSDPSKEKWKDLIPVQPKVFTDDMEIFSEYCVVYERDSTVPRLSIVNLSKEDSVQVIKLPKLATMLQPGSNQMFKSDVVRYTISSPVLPPQVIDFNMKEGTQAVRKPVLSKRPTFPSDDYKCTRLEVPSQDGTLVPVTLFHHEELELNGHNPMLMHVYGAYGVNVDVGFRPEQLCLLTRGWVLAFCHVRGGGELGREWYHQAILHHKHRSFEDFEACTAALQRMGYSSPPLTAARGVSAGGLVVGAVCNRSPELFKAVIMKVPFLCVLTSMLDPTLPLTSQEYDEWGDPRSSELDLKYIKSYCPYHNISSEKRYPDMLVSGSIFDDRVPYWVPLKYVAKLRLQAHDQRTQNAGSQTGADTTAGSDPMILCSIDQENGHFGSGHVQDSFEERAEEFAFLHKSLGLPLT
- the LOC5507111 gene encoding uncharacterized protein LOC5507111 — its product is MFLFSSRSILRAVSSKGLGVHWRKYLLEKNFVLRNCAANYRISVSNQDQYRYPVKTSWRGEDVWQGDDNRFRGSQVQLNSKIRREKTVEGLLKLYEFRKMNQHNKVTVLYNLAKLCKNNQKQKLIAKGDSQLNGVLGNLINDTMLDICDIDHRGLTNIIHALSLLLVSDVKVTRLLDLKTLIGTCLQKLEHRGVQNLSSREIAMFLSGLGRAKDLVDASRICQLTREEILRRGLVGFSNSEAAIMFWSFAKLGEKSEDLFRLAEREILRRKTSSFTREQFVQLLWAFGETDLRPTKLFNCFAEELSRRNLCAFEPYELEIILRVCYKVNFRCDILLKAVQEALLSEDPSKYGIRHFALFLKYLSKLGFRAKDLFQFISNAILSRDKVTMENRDLATILLSFAEAEMRNEELFGALREEIVSREFHTYEAGQLVLFAWSFAKINIHAHDLFKLVGDGLCYHNITDMASRRIAKASWAFAKMGEKHMNLFKKLEAEILSRPFESYDYVALAHFVWSFAKLGFKSKELFEKTAQQYASMDITKHSISELIMVLWSFMKAGEYNTQLFNLFGEEILPRDPSVLTNKQLVQFLWLFEKAQVPAAQLFDLLKTEFLKRDIATFDTLLLTTVLRSFAATSTQAPELFDIIEEEILKRGFSEMHTNILNNVLWSFNAQGRPANKLVLKANEELNRRKSSKVGVKGELRSEDEVTEDIASESTLPSQSD